In Herbaspirillum seropedicae, a single window of DNA contains:
- the aceA gene encoding isocitrate lyase — MSTREQQIQALERDWAENPRWKGIKRNYSAADVVRLRGSLQIEHTIAKRGADKLWNLVNNEPFVNALGALTGNQAMQQVKAGLKAIYLSGWQVAGDANLAGEMYPDQSLYPANSVPMVVKRINNTFARADQIQWSEGKDDIDFFAPIVADAEAGFGGVLNAFELMKSMIEAGAAGVHFEDQLASVKKCGHMGGKVLVPTREAVEKLNAARLAADVMGTKTLVIARTDAEAADLLTSDVDANDKPFLSGERTVEGFFKTHPGIDQAISRGLAYAEYADMVWCETGKPDLAFAKTFAEAIHAKFPGKLLAYNCSPSFNWKKNLDDATIAKFQRELGAMGYKFQFITLAGFHALNYSMFNLAHGYARNQMSAFVELQEAEFAAATKGFTAVKHQREVGTGYFDAVTQAIQQGQSSTTALHGSTEDEQFFDDKAKKAA, encoded by the coding sequence ATGAGCACACGTGAACAGCAAATCCAGGCCCTGGAACGCGACTGGGCAGAGAACCCCCGCTGGAAGGGCATCAAGCGCAACTACAGCGCTGCCGACGTGGTCCGCCTGCGCGGCTCGCTGCAGATCGAGCACACCATCGCCAAGCGCGGCGCCGACAAGCTCTGGAACCTGGTCAACAACGAACCCTTCGTCAACGCTCTGGGCGCACTGACCGGCAACCAGGCCATGCAGCAGGTCAAGGCTGGCCTGAAGGCCATCTACCTGTCCGGCTGGCAAGTGGCGGGCGACGCCAACCTGGCCGGTGAAATGTATCCCGACCAGTCGCTGTACCCGGCCAACTCGGTGCCGATGGTGGTCAAGCGCATCAACAACACCTTCGCCCGCGCTGACCAGATCCAGTGGTCGGAAGGCAAGGATGACATCGACTTCTTCGCCCCTATCGTGGCCGATGCCGAAGCCGGTTTCGGCGGCGTGCTCAACGCCTTCGAACTGATGAAGTCGATGATCGAAGCCGGCGCCGCTGGCGTGCACTTCGAAGACCAGCTGGCGTCGGTGAAGAAGTGTGGCCACATGGGCGGCAAGGTGCTGGTGCCGACCCGCGAAGCCGTCGAGAAGCTCAACGCCGCCCGCCTGGCCGCTGACGTCATGGGCACCAAGACCCTGGTGATCGCCCGTACCGACGCCGAGGCCGCCGACCTGCTGACCTCCGACGTGGATGCCAACGACAAGCCCTTCCTGTCCGGCGAGCGCACTGTCGAAGGCTTCTTCAAGACCCATCCGGGCATCGACCAGGCGATTTCGCGTGGCCTGGCCTATGCCGAGTATGCGGACATGGTCTGGTGTGAAACCGGCAAGCCCGACCTGGCCTTCGCCAAGACCTTCGCCGAAGCCATCCATGCCAAGTTCCCGGGCAAGCTCTTGGCCTACAACTGCTCGCCGTCCTTCAACTGGAAGAAGAACCTGGACGACGCCACCATCGCCAAGTTCCAGCGTGAACTGGGCGCCATGGGCTACAAGTTCCAGTTCATCACGCTGGCTGGCTTCCATGCGCTGAACTATTCCATGTTCAACCTGGCCCACGGCTATGCCCGCAACCAGATGTCGGCCTTCGTGGAACTGCAGGAAGCCGAATTCGCCGCCGCCACCAAGGGCTTCACGGCGGTCAAGCACCAGCGCGAAGTGGGCACCGGCTATTTCGACGCCGTGACCCAGGCGATCCAGCAGGGCCAGTCCTCGACCACGGCGCTGCACGGTTCGACCGAGGATGAACAGTTCTTCGATGACAAGGCCAAGAAGGCGGCCTGA
- the modB gene encoding molybdate ABC transporter permease subunit, with protein sequence MHPVWTPLLLSLKVAGLATLLNLVLGVAAAYGLSRWRSALRDFIDSVLTLPLVLPPTVLGYYLLVLFGRRGALGAWLERMGIELVFTWQGAVLASTVVAFPLVLKSARAAFESVDHQMEDAARVLGVSEAGVFFRVSLPLAMRGIMAGVLLAFARALGEFGATLMVAGNLPGRTQTLSVAIYEAVQAGDDGSATLLVVITSITCIVLLMVAGRLTPDRAQQQLR encoded by the coding sequence ATGCATCCCGTCTGGACTCCCCTGCTGCTATCACTGAAGGTCGCCGGCCTGGCCACGCTGCTCAACCTGGTGCTGGGCGTGGCGGCGGCCTATGGGCTATCACGCTGGCGCTCGGCGCTGCGTGACTTCATCGATTCGGTGCTGACCTTGCCGCTGGTGCTGCCGCCGACCGTGCTGGGCTATTACCTGCTGGTGCTGTTCGGCCGTCGCGGTGCGTTGGGCGCATGGCTGGAGCGCATGGGTATCGAACTGGTCTTCACCTGGCAAGGCGCGGTGCTGGCCTCCACCGTGGTGGCCTTTCCGCTGGTGCTCAAGTCGGCGCGGGCGGCCTTCGAGAGCGTGGATCACCAGATGGAAGATGCGGCGCGGGTACTGGGCGTATCGGAGGCCGGTGTCTTCTTCCGCGTCAGCCTGCCACTGGCCATGCGCGGCATCATGGCGGGCGTGCTGCTGGCCTTTGCCCGTGCGCTGGGCGAGTTCGGCGCGACGCTGATGGTGGCGGGCAACCTGCCGGGACGCACGCAGACCCTGTCAGTGGCCATCTATGAAGCGGTGCAGGCAGGTGACGATGGCTCCGCCACCCTGCTGGTGGTGATCACCTCGATCACCTGTATCGTGCTGCTGATGGTGGCCGGACGCCTGACCCCGGACCGGGCGCAGCAACAACTCCGCTAA
- the modA gene encoding molybdate ABC transporter substrate-binding protein yields the protein MSTRSRLNTALGAACAATLMLAAGAAQAADLVVSAAASLTNAFKELAQSFEQQHPGVKVVSNFGASDILMRQIVRGAPADVFASADQTAMDKAVAEKAVDPATRKNFAANQIVLIVTQGSRLAPTSLADLTQPDYKRIALGNPASVPFGRYTRTALEQAGLWSQVQAKGVMAENVRTSLDYVARGEADAGFVFATDAAIMPEKVKVALRLPSDQPATYPIAVTAGSRQPALAAQFVAYVLSPTGQAVLARYGFLKP from the coding sequence ATGTCAACCAGATCCCGCCTCAACACCGCGCTTGGCGCAGCCTGCGCCGCTACCCTGATGCTGGCCGCTGGCGCCGCCCAGGCCGCCGATCTGGTGGTCTCGGCAGCGGCTAGCCTCACCAATGCCTTCAAGGAGCTGGCCCAGTCCTTCGAACAGCAGCATCCCGGTGTGAAGGTGGTGAGCAACTTCGGCGCCTCCGACATCCTGATGCGGCAGATCGTGCGCGGCGCGCCGGCCGATGTGTTCGCCTCGGCCGACCAGACCGCCATGGACAAGGCGGTGGCCGAAAAAGCCGTCGATCCGGCTACCCGCAAGAACTTCGCCGCCAACCAGATCGTGCTCATCGTGACGCAAGGCTCACGCCTTGCGCCCACATCGCTGGCCGACCTGACCCAGCCCGACTACAAGCGCATTGCGCTGGGCAATCCGGCCTCGGTTCCCTTCGGACGCTATACCAGGACGGCGCTGGAACAGGCCGGCCTGTGGTCCCAGGTGCAGGCCAAGGGCGTCATGGCCGAGAACGTGCGCACCAGCCTGGACTATGTGGCGCGCGGTGAGGCCGACGCCGGCTTCGTCTTCGCCACCGATGCGGCCATCATGCCGGAGAAGGTCAAGGTCGCCCTGCGCCTGCCCTCCGATCAGCCTGCCACCTACCCCATCGCCGTCACGGCGGGCAGCAGGCAGCCGGCCCTGGCCGCGCAATTCGTGGCCTACGTGCTCTCGCCGACCGGCCAGGCGGTGCTGGCGCGCTACGGCTTCCTCAAGCCCTGA
- a CDS encoding ABC transporter ATP-binding protein has protein sequence MSLDLQIQKQLHASDRRFALDLSLVSASQRIVLYGPSGAGKSLTLKAIAGLMRPDSGRIRLNGRTLFNSNEGIDLPVQGRNVAYLFQDYALFPHLSVAQNIAFGLARGCFNLRRPAQHPAVAKWLRAFELDDIAHSRPAQISGGQRQRVALARALVAEPDILLLDEPFSALDLSLRERMRAELAELQAQLQVPMLLITHDPADVEALGQTVFELRDGRLHQG, from the coding sequence GTGAGCCTCGACCTCCAGATCCAGAAACAGCTGCACGCCAGTGATCGCCGCTTCGCGCTTGACCTCAGCCTGGTCAGTGCGAGCCAGCGCATCGTACTCTACGGCCCCTCGGGCGCGGGCAAGAGCCTCACGCTCAAGGCCATCGCCGGGTTGATGCGGCCCGACAGCGGCCGTATCAGGCTCAATGGCCGCACCCTGTTCAACAGCAACGAGGGCATCGACCTGCCGGTGCAGGGGCGCAACGTCGCCTACCTGTTCCAGGACTACGCCCTCTTCCCGCATCTGTCGGTGGCGCAGAATATCGCCTTTGGCCTGGCGCGTGGCTGCTTCAACCTGCGCCGGCCGGCGCAGCATCCGGCGGTAGCAAAGTGGCTGCGCGCCTTCGAGCTGGACGACATCGCCCATAGCCGTCCAGCGCAGATTTCCGGCGGCCAGCGGCAGCGGGTTGCGCTGGCGCGGGCGCTGGTGGCCGAGCCTGACATCCTCTTGCTCGATGAGCCCTTCTCGGCGCTGGACCTGAGCTTGCGCGAACGCATGCGCGCTGAACTGGCCGAACTGCAGGCCCAGCTGCAAGTTCCCATGCTGCTCATCACCCATGACCCGGCCGACGTGGAAGCGCTCGGGCAGACTGTCTTCGAACTGCGCGACGGCCGCCTGCATCAGGGCTGA
- a CDS encoding winged helix-turn-helix domain-containing protein, with amino-acid sequence MNDSKTLRVRVMQGETIAFGPGKADLLQAIGRTGSISGAAREMEMSYRRAWLLVEEMNRCFASPLVTTATGGSRGGGAAVTALGQEVLTRYRRMQKKAAASIAADLRHLHTLMNAPQPDDGDA; translated from the coding sequence ATGAATGATTCCAAGACCTTACGCGTGCGTGTGATGCAGGGCGAGACCATCGCCTTCGGCCCCGGCAAGGCCGATCTCTTGCAGGCCATCGGCCGGACCGGATCGATTTCCGGCGCGGCGCGCGAGATGGAGATGTCGTATCGGCGCGCCTGGCTGCTGGTCGAGGAGATGAACCGCTGTTTCGCCAGCCCGCTGGTGACCACCGCCACCGGCGGCTCGCGCGGGGGCGGTGCGGCCGTCACGGCGCTGGGCCAGGAGGTGTTGACACGCTATCGGCGCATGCAGAAGAAGGCGGCCGCCAGCATCGCTGCCGACTTGCGGCACCTGCATACGCTGATGAACGCCCCCCAGCCGGACGACGGCGATGCGTGA
- a CDS encoding ClcB-like voltage-gated chloride channel protein produces the protein MREFWIKYRLRLLNACRVSESHSMLLWGALAGFVGALATIAFRECIALLQIWMTGHDGSFVDIAKGLPWYTRVLLPTCGGVVAGLFLVWAKRTPAGNGGDYMEAVAIGDGAIPVRNTLLRSISSLASIASGGSIGREGPMVQLSALCASLVGKFSHFPSSRLRLLVACGAAAGITSAYNAPIAGAFFITEIVLGSLVMESFGPVVVASVVANITMRELPGYRAAYEMPYFPEIGGWEVMLFLVLGVLAGVLAPQFLRVLELGKHGFGKLRLPLPVRLGVGGLLVGLISVQVPEVWGNGYSLVNSLLHTSWVWQAVLMVLVVKVLATSITVGSGAVGGIFTPTLFVGAAVGYLFGDAAQALLPVHISQPFAYAMVGMGAFLAAASYAPLMAILMIFEMTLSYQVVLPLMLSCVVAYVVARSVDGRSMYEITLKRHRDNEERLRLRGTHMSELIRPAETVLHEEASLEEISALFLKYPVKYVYIVDGRQRYLGVVALQDITSWLLDKKEAAGRVARDFLRPHFLHEVTPDMSLGEALQLFLDHQGERLPVIASADDPQLLGVVFKTSLLDAYFRLDRAGN, from the coding sequence ATGCGTGAGTTCTGGATCAAATACCGGCTGCGCCTGCTCAACGCCTGCCGCGTCTCGGAAAGTCATTCCATGCTGTTGTGGGGCGCGCTGGCCGGCTTTGTCGGCGCGCTGGCCACGATCGCCTTCCGCGAATGCATCGCGCTCTTGCAGATCTGGATGACGGGTCACGATGGCAGCTTCGTCGATATCGCCAAGGGCCTGCCGTGGTATACCCGCGTGCTCCTGCCGACCTGCGGCGGCGTGGTGGCGGGACTGTTCCTGGTCTGGGCCAAGCGCACCCCGGCCGGCAATGGCGGCGACTACATGGAAGCCGTGGCCATCGGCGATGGCGCCATTCCGGTGCGCAACACCCTCTTGCGCAGCATCTCTTCGCTGGCCTCGATTGCATCCGGCGGCTCCATCGGGCGCGAAGGTCCGATGGTGCAACTCTCCGCACTGTGCGCCTCGCTGGTGGGCAAGTTCTCGCACTTTCCTTCTTCCCGCTTGCGCCTCTTGGTGGCCTGCGGAGCCGCAGCCGGCATTACCTCGGCCTACAACGCGCCTATCGCCGGGGCCTTTTTCATCACCGAGATCGTGCTGGGTTCGCTGGTGATGGAAAGCTTCGGGCCGGTGGTGGTGGCTTCGGTGGTGGCCAATATCACCATGCGCGAGCTGCCGGGCTATCGCGCGGCCTATGAGATGCCGTATTTCCCCGAGATCGGTGGCTGGGAAGTGATGCTTTTCCTGGTGCTGGGGGTGCTGGCCGGTGTGCTGGCGCCGCAGTTTTTACGCGTGCTGGAACTGGGCAAGCACGGCTTCGGCAAGCTGCGCCTGCCGCTGCCGGTGCGCCTGGGTGTGGGCGGCCTGCTGGTCGGCCTGATCTCGGTGCAGGTCCCGGAGGTCTGGGGCAATGGCTACAGCCTGGTCAATTCGCTGCTGCATACCAGCTGGGTCTGGCAGGCGGTGCTGATGGTGCTGGTGGTGAAAGTGCTGGCGACCTCCATCACCGTAGGTTCCGGGGCGGTGGGCGGTATCTTCACTCCGACGCTGTTCGTCGGCGCGGCAGTGGGCTATCTGTTCGGGGACGCCGCCCAGGCCTTGCTGCCGGTGCACATCTCGCAACCCTTCGCCTATGCCATGGTGGGCATGGGCGCCTTCCTGGCGGCCGCCTCCTATGCGCCCTTGATGGCCATCCTGATGATCTTCGAGATGACCCTGAGCTACCAGGTGGTGTTGCCCCTGATGCTGTCCTGCGTGGTCGCCTATGTGGTGGCGCGCAGCGTGGACGGCCGCTCCATGTACGAGATCACCTTGAAGCGCCACCGCGACAACGAAGAGCGCCTGCGCTTGCGCGGCACCCACATGAGCGAGCTGATCCGGCCCGCCGAGACGGTCTTGCATGAAGAGGCCAGCCTGGAAGAGATCAGTGCGCTGTTCCTCAAGTATCCGGTCAAGTATGTCTACATCGTGGACGGGCGCCAGCGTTATCTGGGCGTGGTGGCGCTGCAGGACATCACTTCCTGGCTGCTGGACAAGAAGGAAGCAGCAGGGCGGGTGGCTCGCGATTTCCTGCGGCCGCATTTCCTGCACGAGGTGACGCCGGACATGTCGCTGGGCGAAGCGCTGCAATTGTTCCTCGACCATCAGGGTGAACGTCTGCCAGTGATTGCCAGTGCGGACGATCCTCAGCTGCTGGGAGTGGTGTTCAAGACCTCGCTGCTGGATGCCTACTTCCGCCTGGATCGCGCCGGGAACTGA